The proteins below are encoded in one region of Metabacillus dongyingensis:
- a CDS encoding TVP38/TMEM64 family protein, which yields MKRQSWLINSLLCIAVVVGLVWFNQKVLHLAPEEIRGWILSFGWAAPVLFILIYTIRPLILFPASIMSLAGGLAFGPVWGTIYTIIGATLGAVLSFGLARALGENLFRVRLEKWRKLETQLREKGFLYILLLRLIPVFPFDLVSYAAGISKVKFWAFLFGTLLGIIPGTFAYNFLGSSFFQGKTLYVIIAAAVFILVTLIPLFLKKRMVKNS from the coding sequence ATGAAACGACAATCATGGCTGATCAATTCATTATTGTGCATCGCAGTAGTAGTGGGGTTAGTGTGGTTTAATCAAAAGGTTTTGCATTTGGCTCCCGAAGAGATAAGGGGTTGGATTTTATCCTTTGGCTGGGCTGCCCCCGTATTGTTTATTCTTATCTACACAATACGTCCTTTGATTCTGTTCCCAGCCTCTATCATGTCGTTAGCAGGCGGATTGGCTTTTGGACCGGTTTGGGGAACCATTTACACGATCATTGGCGCCACGCTTGGCGCAGTGCTATCTTTTGGGTTAGCACGAGCTTTAGGCGAAAACCTGTTCCGTGTAAGGCTGGAGAAATGGAGAAAGCTTGAAACACAATTACGTGAGAAGGGCTTTCTCTATATTTTGCTGCTTCGACTGATTCCCGTATTCCCCTTTGATCTTGTCAGCTACGCGGCAGGTATTTCGAAAGTGAAGTTTTGGGCATTTCTGTTCGGTACACTCTTGGGAATCATTCCTGGTACGTTTGCATATAATTTTCTCGGTTCCAGTTTTTTTCAAGGAAAGACGCTATACGTGATCATTGCAGCGGCCGTGTTTATCCTTGTCACACTGATCCCTTTATTTCTTAAGAAACGAATGGTTAAAAATTCATAA
- a CDS encoding dihydrolipoyl dehydrogenase family protein has translation MKSYDIVVIGGGSGGLTVAAGAVAFGVKVALIEKEPEPGGDCLHTGCVPSKALIAAAKELHTARKAAKAFGLELKGKADYHEAFQRVQAAKAAIQHHDSSERFRSMGVDVYHGHGQFRDTHHIEINGNEVIYGKRIVIATGSRPAIPPIDGLQDVDFLTNESVFDMRALPKSLVVIGAGPVGLELGQAFARLGAKVTVLDRGPEILSNEDEEIVPYARAALEKEMTLLVKATVNKVEAIPEGRKRLYIDRDGEKLQLEADALLIAAGRMPNTDRLELSRIGIEMDRDHIATKKTLQTSIPHIYAVGDVIRPFPFTHAAGMEGKIVVGNAVFNLKRKVSYDNVPWVTYTEPEIFHLGMTEQEARKYVGDEISIYRVPLNQVDRFITDGHKEGIVKVITDGKGKIFGAHAVGNGAGEWMQQAVFAKHYGHKLPDISQVVHPYPTYSEALRKTADQYWQHKFSQGVTGRLLKAYVKWFR, from the coding sequence TTGAAAAGCTATGATATTGTTGTCATTGGCGGCGGATCGGGAGGGCTAACCGTAGCCGCAGGAGCAGTCGCCTTTGGGGTAAAGGTTGCATTAATAGAAAAAGAGCCTGAACCTGGAGGAGACTGTTTGCATACCGGGTGTGTTCCTTCCAAAGCGCTGATTGCCGCGGCTAAGGAGCTCCATACGGCAAGGAAAGCTGCAAAAGCATTTGGTTTGGAGCTAAAAGGGAAAGCGGATTACCATGAAGCTTTCCAAAGAGTCCAGGCAGCCAAAGCTGCCATTCAACATCACGACAGCTCGGAACGGTTTCGCTCCATGGGGGTGGACGTGTATCACGGACACGGTCAATTCCGGGACACTCATCATATCGAAATTAATGGGAACGAAGTTATTTATGGTAAACGGATTGTCATTGCTACAGGTTCCAGACCAGCTATTCCCCCTATCGATGGTTTGCAAGACGTAGATTTTTTAACCAATGAAAGTGTATTTGATATGAGAGCTTTGCCGAAAAGCCTTGTTGTCATTGGTGCTGGGCCAGTCGGCTTGGAATTGGGTCAAGCTTTCGCTCGCCTGGGTGCCAAAGTAACGGTACTCGATCGAGGTCCGGAAATATTAAGCAATGAAGACGAGGAAATCGTTCCTTATGCACGAGCTGCTTTGGAAAAAGAAATGACTTTACTGGTAAAAGCGACCGTGAACAAGGTTGAAGCCATCCCTGAGGGACGAAAAAGGCTTTATATAGACAGAGACGGTGAAAAGCTTCAATTGGAGGCAGACGCCCTATTGATTGCCGCCGGCCGAATGCCGAATACTGATCGTCTTGAACTTTCGCGTATCGGAATTGAAATGGACCGAGACCATATCGCGACGAAGAAAACATTGCAAACCAGCATTCCACATATTTACGCTGTCGGGGATGTAATCAGACCATTCCCGTTTACACATGCTGCAGGGATGGAGGGGAAAATTGTCGTAGGAAATGCAGTTTTCAACTTAAAACGAAAAGTAAGCTACGACAACGTTCCATGGGTAACGTATACAGAACCGGAAATCTTTCATTTGGGGATGACGGAGCAGGAAGCCCGCAAGTATGTTGGCGATGAGATCAGCATTTACAGAGTACCCTTAAATCAGGTGGATCGATTTATTACTGACGGACATAAAGAAGGCATCGTTAAGGTCATTACAGATGGTAAAGGAAAGATCTTTGGCGCACATGCCGTCGGGAATGGGGCGGGGGAATGGATGCAGCAAGCCGTATTTGCAAAACATTACGGCCATAAGCTTCCCGATATATCGCAAGTGGTTCATCCTTATCCAACCTATTCCGAAGCTTTAAGGAAAACAGCTGATCAATATTGGCAGCATAAGTTTTCTCAAGGCGTTACCGGGCGGTTATTAAAAGCATATGTAAAATGGTTTCGATAA